A genomic region of Runella rosea contains the following coding sequences:
- a CDS encoding TonB-dependent receptor has translation MDKILRNAILYSMAWLMSAGIVLAQTKVAGNVTDATTRDGLVGVSIQVKGKVVGTISDAKGNFSLTTNTPAPFILVVTSVGFETQEVQINGDRMDLKIVLKEQALIGQEVVVSASRVEESVLKSPVSIEKMDIRNVRETPAANFYDAIRNLKGVEVSTQSLMFSSVNTRGFSGNGNTRVVQMIDGIDNQAPGLNFAVGNIVGISELDLESVELLPGSASALYGPNAINGLLLMNSKNPFLYQGVSAYTKLGLMSADNRSTKTTPFYDVAFRYAKAFNNKFAFKLNVGYITAQDWQVNDYRDQSFRGTTPDNGTRSNPGYDGVNVYGDENSSGAGLASLRGTFGQLLGVPLAQLNAISAPLAQLVGGINQFSTATGIPSTQLINDILLPNVAVSRTGYNEFDLVNYNTKSLKLNGALHYRINDKVEAIVQANWGAGSTVYTSSDRYQLKNFTMGLYKAELRGSNFFVRGYMTAENSGDTYAAGLLGTYINEAWKPSVPPASAGLAGLAQGWYPQYALTYAGGAFQTFVPAFQAALRAGQTPQAAYATALGTVNSNAGALHTAARGVADQGRVLPGDPRFDQIAAQVKANAIPSGALFVDRTRLYHAEAMYNFNELIDPKVVEIIVGGNYRKYALNSNGTLFLKKSDGSEFSINEFGGYTQVSKNFNDVFKLTGSVRYDKNENFAGQWSPRISAVYTANKNHNIRASYQTGFRIPTNQNQYINLNTPVSLLIGGLPALWDNYKLREGGGSVNIATGQAWSFPEFKPERALSFEVGYKGMIAKKLLVDVYYYNTTMKNYIGGVLLRNAAIPQVISMSTNYTGDIKTQGFGLGFDYLLPKNYTLGFNLSNNTLDAGGVKMFSSEKNRNVLDDGFQVGYNTPKYRHNVTFGNRNLGNSGWGFNVVWRHQAAFDWLDLLQPALARQPQNSTQLTIPAFGTLDAQVSKKVSSIKSIFKIGGTNLLGTQYRTGWGNPVVGSMYYVSLTFDELLNK, from the coding sequence GGAACCATTTCGGACGCAAAAGGTAACTTTTCACTGACTACAAATACCCCCGCACCTTTTATTTTGGTCGTCACGTCTGTTGGGTTTGAAACCCAAGAAGTACAAATTAACGGCGATCGCATGGATCTCAAAATTGTGCTCAAAGAGCAGGCATTGATTGGTCAGGAAGTAGTTGTATCGGCTTCTCGGGTTGAGGAAAGCGTTTTGAAATCGCCCGTGAGTATTGAGAAAATGGACATTCGTAACGTCCGTGAAACTCCTGCCGCTAACTTTTATGATGCTATTCGTAACCTAAAAGGGGTAGAAGTGAGCACTCAATCGTTGATGTTCAGTTCTGTTAATACGCGTGGATTTTCAGGAAATGGCAATACACGGGTGGTACAAATGATTGACGGAATAGACAATCAGGCTCCAGGGCTCAACTTTGCCGTAGGCAACATAGTTGGAATTTCCGAACTTGATTTAGAAAGTGTTGAACTTCTTCCTGGATCTGCTTCTGCTTTGTATGGCCCCAATGCCATCAATGGATTGTTATTAATGAATAGCAAAAATCCATTTCTTTATCAAGGAGTAAGTGCTTACACAAAATTGGGCTTGATGAGCGCCGATAATCGCTCCACCAAAACTACGCCTTTTTATGATGTAGCTTTTCGGTATGCCAAAGCATTCAATAATAAATTTGCCTTTAAACTCAATGTTGGTTACATCACTGCTCAAGATTGGCAAGTGAATGATTATCGCGACCAAAGTTTTCGAGGAACTACCCCTGATAACGGAACTCGCAGTAATCCTGGGTATGATGGAGTAAACGTCTATGGAGATGAGAATTCAAGCGGTGCTGGCTTAGCGAGTTTACGGGGCACATTCGGCCAGTTACTTGGGGTACCACTTGCTCAATTAAACGCTATCAGCGCTCCATTGGCTCAACTGGTTGGCGGTATTAATCAGTTTTCTACTGCTACGGGTATTCCAAGTACTCAGCTGATAAACGATATTTTACTTCCCAATGTAGCTGTATCACGTACAGGTTACAATGAGTTTGATTTAGTAAACTACAACACAAAAAGCTTGAAATTAAACGGCGCATTACACTATCGTATCAACGACAAAGTAGAAGCCATCGTTCAGGCCAACTGGGGAGCAGGGTCAACAGTATACACTTCTTCAGACCGGTACCAGCTCAAGAATTTTACCATGGGATTATATAAAGCCGAATTGAGAGGATCTAACTTCTTTGTTCGTGGCTACATGACCGCCGAAAATTCAGGAGATACCTACGCCGCTGGTTTGCTCGGCACTTATATCAATGAAGCGTGGAAACCAAGTGTACCACCGGCGTCAGCGGGTTTAGCAGGCTTGGCGCAAGGGTGGTATCCACAATATGCCCTTACGTATGCTGGTGGTGCATTCCAGACTTTTGTACCTGCTTTTCAAGCAGCATTGAGGGCTGGACAAACCCCACAAGCTGCCTATGCTACTGCCTTAGGTACAGTTAATTCAAACGCTGGCGCCTTGCATACCGCAGCTCGCGGCGTGGCAGACCAAGGCCGTGTTTTGCCAGGAGATCCGCGCTTCGACCAGATTGCGGCTCAGGTAAAAGCAAATGCCATTCCAAGCGGAGCATTATTTGTAGATCGTACCCGGTTATACCACGCTGAAGCCATGTATAATTTCAATGAACTAATTGATCCTAAGGTAGTTGAAATTATTGTAGGGGGAAATTATCGAAAATATGCGTTGAATTCTAATGGTACACTATTTTTGAAGAAATCGGATGGGAGTGAGTTCAGCATTAACGAATTTGGAGGGTATACTCAAGTGAGTAAAAATTTTAATGATGTATTTAAACTCACGGGCTCTGTTCGTTATGATAAAAATGAAAACTTTGCTGGTCAATGGAGTCCGCGTATCTCGGCCGTTTATACTGCCAATAAGAACCATAACATCCGAGCTTCTTACCAAACAGGTTTCCGAATTCCGACCAACCAAAACCAATACATCAATCTTAATACGCCCGTATCTTTATTGATTGGTGGGTTGCCTGCGCTCTGGGACAATTACAAACTTCGGGAGGGAGGTGGCTCTGTCAACATTGCTACTGGTCAGGCATGGAGTTTTCCAGAATTCAAACCTGAACGTGCTTTGAGTTTTGAAGTGGGATACAAAGGAATGATTGCCAAAAAATTGTTGGTAGACGTTTATTATTATAACACTACGATGAAAAATTACATTGGTGGCGTACTACTGAGAAATGCGGCTATTCCACAAGTAATATCAATGTCGACAAATTATACTGGAGATATTAAGACGCAAGGTTTCGGTTTAGGGTTTGATTATTTATTACCCAAAAACTATACTTTAGGCTTTAACCTATCTAATAATACCCTTGATGCTGGGGGGGTAAAAATGTTTAGCAGTGAGAAAAATCGCAACGTGCTGGATGACGGTTTTCAAGTGGGATACAATACACCTAAATATCGGCACAACGTAACTTTTGGGAATCGTAATTTAGGCAACTCAGGTTGGGGCTTCAATGTAGTATGGCGTCATCAGGCAGCATTTGATTGGTTGGACCTCCTTCAACCTGCTTTGGCCCGACAGCCCCAGAACAGTACTCAACTTACCATACCAGCATTCGGTACTTTAGATGCCCAAGTGAGCAAGAAAGTTTCATCTATTAAATCAATTTTTAAGATTGGAGGCACTAATCTATTAGGAACTCAATACCGTACAGGTTGGGGAAATCCAGTTGTCGGTTCAATGTACTATGTTTCACTTACCTTTGATGAATTATTAAATAAATAG
- a CDS encoding right-handed parallel beta-helix repeat-containing protein — protein MKKLFFFALISLFSVIEGCKKAEVKTDECDADPTACGCPQEPPSCSDPGNNGGQTITGKVYVSPNGSDSNDGSEGKPFKTIQKAADVADPVKGLEIILRGGTHLSEEVKFRTSNIHLHSYPGEWAVIKAIMTVEDISSCLWFREPESENITIENVEIMGGYYYGIKFESNWDDDRSVPFDKRRGVKNIKILNCKIHDTGRDCIKITPGCQNIQVFNCEIYRSGVGPANISAQNAEGIDNVNGSNMTVRNCYFHDIATNALYAKGGAKDCVFEQNLIMNCGEGGLVAGYLDTDAEWFNTTSNPTYFESINIIIRNNIVVNTKWEGIGLYAALNAQVYNNTLINVAQEASAALIIARGEIYGTPKGDQYPNCKDLKISNNIFVQTAAAKGYIARLRGIPQGINELSNNVYFKPGTLTFRIDKSDDDYTEFEGFANWKSQSKFDATTIITDPKLDGQYHLTAGSPCIGTGKALGILVEKDYDGGARGAKLDIGADQAGNGTALSIPPAVTTIGTKGTGGSN, from the coding sequence ATGAAAAAGCTATTTTTTTTTGCCCTTATTTCCCTTTTTTCGGTGATAGAAGGATGCAAAAAGGCGGAAGTTAAAACCGACGAATGCGACGCCGACCCCACCGCCTGTGGCTGTCCGCAGGAACCACCGAGTTGTAGTGACCCTGGCAACAATGGCGGGCAGACCATCACTGGAAAGGTGTATGTCTCTCCCAACGGCAGCGATTCCAACGACGGCAGTGAAGGGAAGCCTTTCAAAACTATCCAGAAAGCCGCCGATGTTGCCGACCCAGTTAAAGGTTTGGAAATCATTCTGCGCGGTGGCACCCACCTAAGCGAAGAAGTAAAGTTCAGAACTTCCAATATCCATCTGCATTCCTATCCCGGCGAATGGGCAGTTATCAAAGCGATAATGACGGTGGAAGATATTTCCAGCTGCCTCTGGTTTAGAGAACCAGAGAGTGAAAACATAACCATTGAAAACGTAGAAATTATGGGGGGCTATTACTACGGGATCAAGTTTGAAAGCAATTGGGACGACGACCGCAGTGTCCCTTTTGACAAACGACGCGGGGTTAAAAACATCAAAATTTTGAATTGCAAAATCCACGATACAGGCCGCGATTGCATCAAAATTACGCCTGGATGCCAGAACATTCAGGTGTTTAACTGCGAAATTTACCGCTCTGGCGTGGGGCCCGCCAACATATCGGCGCAGAATGCCGAAGGAATTGACAACGTAAACGGCTCCAATATGACGGTTCGTAATTGCTATTTTCACGACATCGCCACCAACGCACTGTACGCAAAAGGAGGGGCAAAAGATTGTGTTTTTGAGCAAAATCTCATCATGAATTGCGGCGAAGGTGGATTGGTAGCTGGTTACTTGGATACTGATGCGGAGTGGTTCAATACAACCTCTAACCCTACGTATTTTGAAAGCATCAACATCATTATTCGCAACAATATTGTGGTCAATACCAAATGGGAAGGTATTGGATTGTACGCCGCCCTTAATGCGCAAGTTTATAACAATACGCTCATTAATGTAGCGCAGGAAGCGAGCGCAGCGTTGATAATTGCCCGGGGTGAGATTTATGGCACACCCAAAGGAGATCAATACCCCAATTGCAAAGACCTTAAAATTTCTAATAATATTTTTGTGCAAACTGCCGCCGCCAAAGGCTACATCGCCCGTTTGCGAGGCATTCCTCAAGGGATCAATGAATTGAGTAATAACGTTTATTTCAAACCTGGAACGCTCACTTTCAGAATTGATAAATCTGATGATGATTATACTGAATTTGAAGGTTTTGCCAACTGGAAAAGCCAATCCAAATTTGACGCCACTACTATAATTACAGACCCAAAACTCGACGGTCAATACCACCTCACCGCGGGTAGCCCTTGTATTGGTACTGGAAAAGCATTGGGGATTTTGGTAGAAAAAGACTACGACGGCGGCGCGAGAGGCGCAAAACTGGACATCGGAGCCGACCAAGCTGGCAACGGAACAGCGCTTTCTATTCCGCCAGCAGTGACGACAATCGGAACCAAAGGCACTGGTGGGAGCAACTGA
- a CDS encoding M91 family zinc metallopeptidase, translating into MSNSVSFIYAPNIIVAPGTKYVDDFEDFQKRVLSLLADIMKANWTGLGIINLIGQTSNKKVIITPDPINGNACAEDRRNPSWGNAIEIPISVEYVKGTGKKSPGFMPDEIILHELIHAYFMHHGAKQDMALFVPPNFYYHTFGEFAAILLTNIYMSAKGRQVLRRDHTEGQLTGMCSHDEGFLILHADPNQFGYPYSQFPHEKLIWNLTEQAPELIFNYVRHENGVFNPVRYYLNTLPERRLRELRPRSGEVFHRTDELEGEAMKFLREAERVEKEGWTK; encoded by the coding sequence ATGAGCAATTCGGTCTCTTTTATCTATGCTCCCAATATAATCGTTGCACCGGGAACCAAATACGTAGATGACTTTGAAGATTTCCAAAAGCGGGTACTGTCGTTGTTGGCAGATATTATGAAAGCTAATTGGACGGGGCTGGGAATCATCAATCTCATTGGTCAGACGAGCAATAAAAAAGTCATTATTACGCCTGATCCAATCAATGGAAATGCGTGTGCGGAAGATAGACGAAATCCAAGCTGGGGAAATGCCATTGAAATCCCTATTTCAGTAGAATATGTGAAGGGAACAGGTAAAAAAAGTCCAGGTTTTATGCCTGACGAAATAATATTACATGAACTTATTCATGCTTATTTTATGCATCATGGCGCCAAGCAAGATATGGCATTGTTTGTCCCACCCAATTTTTACTACCATACTTTTGGTGAGTTTGCGGCAATTTTATTGACCAATATATACATGTCGGCAAAAGGTAGGCAAGTTCTACGCAGAGACCATACCGAGGGACAACTCACAGGTATGTGCAGTCATGACGAGGGATTTCTGATACTTCATGCTGACCCAAACCAATTTGGCTATCCTTATTCTCAATTTCCTCACGAAAAGTTGATTTGGAATCTGACAGAGCAGGCACCTGAGCTAATTTTCAACTATGTCCGTCACGAAAATGGCGTTTTTAACCCAGTCCGTTATTATTTGAATACACTTCCAGAACGGAGACTGCGGGAATTGCGGCCGCGTTCGGGAGAGGTTTTCCACAGAACAGACGAACTAGAAGGAGAGGCGATGAAATTTTTAAGAGAAGCCGAACGGGTAGAAAAAGAAGGATGGACCAAATAA
- a CDS encoding LytR/AlgR family response regulator transcription factor: MNTILVPGYSKNKSIQTNEIVRLEGSGNYTIFHMIDGRHFLTSKSLIYYEELLSFPFVRIHKSCLINIHYALQRKTSDFVSMMDGTEVQVSRRRKPELKKYLKCPRKPRRRPAE, from the coding sequence ATGAATACTATTTTAGTTCCAGGCTACTCTAAAAACAAATCAATACAAACGAATGAAATCGTGAGGTTGGAAGGCTCTGGAAATTACACCATTTTTCACATGATCGATGGTCGTCATTTCCTTACTTCCAAAAGTTTGATTTATTATGAGGAGTTGCTTTCTTTTCCGTTTGTAAGAATACATAAATCCTGCCTGATTAATATTCACTATGCGTTACAAAGGAAAACGTCTGATTTCGTAAGTATGATGGACGGTACCGAAGTGCAGGTATCAAGGCGAAGAAAACCTGAACTGAAGAAGTATTTGAAATGCCCACGTAAACCTAGACGGCGGCCTGCGGAATAA
- a CDS encoding purple acid phosphatase family protein, with product MKTFSISLGKFFFLFLITIISIDTLAQTTFVPFKSTGWKYRTSNQEPATFGSGTWKTNAYSDAAWASGQATLGYEDGGGGTPTHPLNTWVWPYSASRTGTNSSKTHYFRKTFNVGNFNDYTAYRIKTWCDDGLVAYLNGREIFRLNMPATTIDSLTSAVVAPPNDSIYKDTTVYIPTDLLNGTNIIAVEVHQAGNSIDRYFDLSIEGITAPTTCPEWPVAFKSTGWKYRTANQEPTTFGNGTWKTNAYSDAAWASGQATLGYDDGTPTHIINTWVWPYSASRTGNNSSKTHYFRKCFNITDKSTYTGYRIKTWCDDGLVAYLNGREIFRLNMPATTIDSLTSAIVAPPNDSIYKDTTVYIPADLLNGTNVIAVEVHQSGSSIDRYFDLSIEGVGGCPSATLVRQPYLQIGTPTSVIVRWKTNVATNSKVKYGTDPNNLNLQATLPATTVEHIVPLTGLSPNTKYYYSVGYTCGMAETTLASGTDYYYYSMPNNNTTDSLRLWILGDVCSNNPLGLPSVTDGTRRQVNVRNAYMNYLGNKRLHGILFGGDNSKLEGFDGTDTALDYNLFPVYPNQFRNTVSWISLGNHDYGYRPYADSTIAGYNAFSYPTLAEAGGVPSASKGYYSFDLGDVHIIMLNPYHPDAFLTRGAIPGCTGGGWLCLTSYPMSMFLLKFDDPANRLNIFNQLQQVKWLKADLAATTKKWKIVLFHTPPYTKGTHDSDAPSTAWDKPEGELKIMRELLVPVLEQYKVDLIVTSHTHAYDRSFLMQGVTGTPTQAQFRSNPSQLLQNWSGTYGPSSKPYIKNSPYNGAVHVVTGNAGRGATPGAGDGKETSVNKPHPVMFYSDSTDALLSTGGSVELVINQNRLDVRYLKLVDDNSLSSTPPYTIKDQFTIMKDVNKKTTYNNPTLPLNLTASWEGNYSWKILGGGSLPNTTKGITVSPVTNTTYIVNDGYNGGNGFLADTFIVIVNNCPPTITLNTTIPTSTVYQASQWIKGTNTNIITPSATVEYRAGYIELKPTGAGTAFLATPSSGHYFLAVPVGCNPGGGGSSDQPSSPTQKVSEGIVPPNTNSIKKKRIEP from the coding sequence ATGAAAACCTTTAGTATTTCGTTGGGGAAATTTTTCTTCCTTTTCCTAATTACCATCATCAGTATAGACACCTTAGCCCAAACCACTTTTGTTCCCTTTAAATCAACGGGCTGGAAATACCGAACCTCCAATCAAGAACCCGCCACTTTTGGCAGCGGGACATGGAAAACAAATGCCTACAGCGATGCGGCTTGGGCGAGCGGACAGGCTACGCTGGGTTATGAAGATGGTGGTGGCGGTACGCCTACTCACCCCCTCAACACGTGGGTATGGCCTTACAGCGCAAGCCGAACGGGCACCAACAGCTCCAAAACTCATTATTTCCGCAAGACGTTCAATGTCGGAAATTTCAATGATTACACTGCTTATCGTATCAAAACGTGGTGCGATGATGGGTTGGTGGCTTATTTGAACGGGCGAGAAATTTTCAGATTAAATATGCCCGCCACGACCATAGATTCACTTACCTCAGCGGTAGTTGCCCCGCCTAATGATTCCATTTATAAAGATACTACTGTCTATATTCCAACCGATTTACTAAACGGCACCAACATCATTGCGGTAGAAGTGCATCAGGCAGGCAACAGCATAGATAGATATTTCGACTTATCTATCGAAGGAATCACTGCACCAACTACCTGCCCCGAATGGCCCGTCGCGTTCAAATCAACGGGCTGGAAATATAGAACCGCTAATCAAGAACCCACCACTTTTGGCAATGGCACATGGAAAACAAATGCCTACAGCGATGCGGCTTGGGCGAGCGGACAGGCTACGCTGGGTTATGATGACGGCACGCCTACACACATCATCAATACGTGGGTATGGCCTTACAGCGCAAGCCGAACGGGTAATAATAGCTCCAAAACTCATTATTTCCGGAAGTGTTTCAACATTACAGATAAAAGTACGTATACCGGGTATCGTATCAAGACGTGGTGCGATGATGGGTTGGTGGCTTATTTGAATGGGCGAGAGATTTTCAGATTAAATATGCCTGCCACGACCATAGATTCACTTACCTCAGCGATAGTTGCCCCGCCTAATGATTCCATTTATAAAGATACCACTGTCTATATTCCAGCCGATTTACTAAACGGTACTAACGTCATTGCGGTAGAAGTACACCAATCAGGGTCCAGCATTGACCGGTATTTCGACTTATCTATCGAAGGGGTAGGAGGATGTCCTTCGGCAACGCTTGTACGGCAACCTTATTTGCAAATAGGCACGCCTACTTCGGTAATTGTTCGCTGGAAAACCAACGTAGCCACCAACAGTAAGGTAAAGTACGGGACCGACCCCAACAATCTTAATCTTCAAGCAACTTTACCCGCAACCACCGTTGAGCATATTGTGCCGTTGACGGGGTTATCGCCCAATACAAAGTATTATTACTCAGTGGGCTATACCTGCGGAATGGCCGAAACTACGCTAGCAAGTGGCACTGATTATTATTATTACAGTATGCCCAACAACAATACGACCGATTCGTTGAGGTTGTGGATTCTGGGGGATGTATGTAGCAATAACCCACTGGGCTTACCGAGTGTTACCGACGGAACGCGCCGGCAAGTAAACGTTCGAAATGCCTACATGAACTATCTCGGAAATAAGCGTTTGCATGGCATTCTTTTTGGGGGAGACAATTCAAAGTTAGAAGGCTTCGACGGGACTGATACTGCACTTGATTATAATCTATTTCCTGTTTACCCAAATCAATTCAGGAATACCGTTTCTTGGATTTCATTGGGAAACCACGACTATGGATATAGACCCTACGCTGATTCAACGATTGCTGGCTACAATGCCTTCTCCTACCCTACGTTGGCAGAAGCAGGCGGAGTACCATCTGCAAGTAAAGGCTATTACTCTTTTGATTTAGGAGATGTACATATTATCATGCTGAACCCTTATCATCCCGACGCTTTTCTTACCCGAGGGGCTATCCCTGGCTGTACGGGCGGTGGGTGGCTTTGTCTCACTAGCTACCCTATGTCGATGTTCTTGTTGAAGTTTGATGATCCCGCTAATCGCTTAAATATTTTCAATCAACTACAACAGGTCAAATGGTTGAAGGCAGATTTAGCCGCCACAACCAAAAAATGGAAAATCGTATTATTTCATACGCCGCCTTATACCAAAGGAACCCATGATTCTGACGCGCCTTCCACTGCGTGGGATAAACCCGAAGGGGAATTAAAGATAATGCGCGAACTGCTGGTACCTGTTTTAGAACAGTATAAAGTAGATTTAATTGTGACCTCCCATACGCACGCTTATGATCGCTCTTTCCTGATGCAAGGAGTGACGGGCACGCCAACACAAGCGCAATTCAGGTCAAATCCTAGCCAATTACTGCAAAATTGGTCAGGAACTTACGGCCCATCTTCAAAACCATACATCAAAAACAGCCCCTACAACGGTGCGGTTCACGTAGTTACGGGCAACGCTGGCAGGGGGGCTACCCCAGGAGCTGGCGATGGTAAAGAGACGAGTGTGAATAAACCTCACCCCGTCATGTTTTACAGCGATAGTACCGATGCCCTCCTTTCCACTGGAGGAAGCGTAGAGCTTGTCATCAACCAAAATCGTCTGGATGTTAGATACTTAAAACTCGTTGACGACAACAGCCTAAGTTCTACCCCTCCGTACACCATCAAAGATCAGTTTACCATCATGAAAGATGTGAACAAAAAAACCACTTACAACAACCCTACTTTACCCCTAAACTTGACGGCCTCGTGGGAGGGAAACTATTCGTGGAAAATCCTTGGTGGCGGAAGTCTGCCCAACACCACGAAGGGGATTACGGTATCGCCCGTGACCAACACCACCTACATCGTCAATGATGGCTACAACGGCGGGAATGGATTTTTGGCTGATACGTTTATTGTAATTGTGAACAACTGCCCTCCGACCATCACCCTCAACACTACCATCCCGACAAGTACGGTCTATCAGGCGTCGCAGTGGATCAAAGGGACCAATACCAATATCATTACGCCGTCGGCTACGGTAGAGTACCGGGCGGGCTACATTGAGTTGAAACCCACAGGAGCTGGAACCGCTTTCTTGGCTACGCCAAGTAGTGGTCATTATTTCTTGGCCGTACCAGTGGGCTGCAATCCCGGCGGTGGAGGCAGCAGTGACCAACCTAGTTCACCAACACAGAAAGTTTCTGAAGGCATTGTACCACCGAATACCAATAGCATCAAAAAGAAAAGAATAGAGCCTTAA
- a CDS encoding methyltransferase RsmF C-terminal domain-like protein, with translation MQFPQPFIQELKAQLGDEYADFEAALQQSPPVSIRYNSAKFPDFPTEDTVKWCSEARYLAARPVFTLDPLFHAGAYYVQEASSMLIGEALAQTVDLSEPLRVLDLCAAPGGKTTLLASKLSSDSLLLANEVIRSRVMILKENVQKWGFSNVHVSNHDPEDLGKLEGFFDVILVDAPCSGEGLFRKDPAAVDEWSMENVQICAGRQKRILSAAMPLLSAGGVLIYCTCTYNDAENQDSSAFVVDTHQFEEVKLQWPADWGIVAKKMGYQCYPHKVRGEGFFLAVFRKTAQLDSFYYNMEKGGRPRSFKPLHKKQLNEISRWLQEPDEFSFYEKPNGEVIALLENQKNDLIVLDNLLFAKGLGLEMGSFKGTDFIPSHALALSTALSAQLPRLELSEGEALQFLKKENLLFDAPKGWLLVTHRGLGLGWVKGLGNRINNYLPKDWRIRMEIPE, from the coding sequence ATGCAATTTCCCCAACCGTTTATACAAGAACTAAAAGCCCAATTGGGCGACGAATACGCTGATTTTGAGGCGGCTTTGCAGCAATCTCCTCCGGTTAGTATTCGGTATAATTCCGCAAAATTTCCTGATTTCCCCACTGAAGATACCGTAAAATGGTGTTCGGAGGCGCGTTATCTTGCGGCGCGGCCCGTGTTTACGCTCGACCCGCTTTTCCACGCTGGGGCGTATTATGTACAGGAGGCATCCTCGATGTTGATTGGTGAGGCTTTGGCCCAAACCGTTGATCTTTCGGAGCCGTTACGAGTGCTCGATTTGTGCGCGGCACCGGGTGGCAAAACCACCCTTTTGGCGTCAAAATTATCGTCGGATAGCCTTTTATTGGCCAATGAGGTAATTCGTAGTCGGGTGATGATCCTGAAAGAAAATGTACAAAAATGGGGTTTCTCCAACGTCCACGTTAGCAACCATGACCCCGAAGATTTAGGAAAACTCGAAGGTTTTTTTGACGTAATTTTGGTGGATGCCCCTTGCTCTGGCGAAGGACTGTTTCGAAAAGATCCCGCTGCCGTCGATGAATGGTCGATGGAAAATGTGCAGATATGCGCGGGCCGACAGAAGCGGATTTTGAGTGCGGCCATGCCGTTGTTGAGTGCGGGCGGTGTTTTAATATATTGTACCTGTACCTACAATGATGCCGAAAATCAGGACAGCAGTGCGTTTGTGGTGGATACACATCAGTTTGAGGAAGTAAAGCTGCAATGGCCCGCTGACTGGGGCATTGTGGCCAAAAAAATGGGGTATCAATGTTATCCGCATAAGGTAAGAGGCGAAGGATTTTTTCTGGCGGTGTTTCGAAAAACGGCTCAATTGGATTCGTTTTATTATAACATGGAAAAAGGCGGGCGACCGCGTTCGTTCAAGCCGCTGCACAAAAAACAGTTGAACGAAATAAGCCGATGGCTGCAAGAACCCGACGAATTTAGTTTTTATGAGAAACCCAACGGCGAAGTAATTGCTTTGTTGGAAAACCAAAAAAATGATTTGATTGTCCTAGACAATTTATTGTTTGCCAAAGGGTTGGGTTTAGAAATGGGGTCTTTTAAAGGAACCGATTTTATTCCTTCTCACGCCTTGGCATTGAGTACGGCGCTTTCGGCTCAACTACCGCGCCTAGAGCTTTCGGAGGGCGAAGCATTGCAGTTTTTGAAAAAAGAGAATTTGCTTTTTGACGCGCCCAAGGGTTGGCTGTTGGTTACGCATCGAGGGTTAGGATTGGGCTGGGTCAAAGGATTGGGAAATCGTATCAATAATTATCTGCCCAAAGACTGGCGGATTCGCATGGAGATTCCCGAGTAG